The following coding sequences are from one Capsicum annuum cultivar UCD-10X-F1 chromosome 3, UCD10Xv1.1, whole genome shotgun sequence window:
- the LOC124897038 gene encoding putative defensin-like protein 120 produces the protein MAKLLTSVFLVAVLFFVETMIPSVESKTCYQIHPEILCDDGKVEPKCLPFCKQKFGSQAGGQCIEQFGFDGPFCACDYPC, from the exons ATGGCAAAGCTTTTGACTAGTGTTTTTCTCGTTGCTGTTCTATTTTTTG TTGAAACAATGATCCCTTCAGTTGAATCAAAAACCTGCTATCAAATACATCCAGAAATATTGTGCGATGATGGAAAAGTTGAACCAAAATGTTTACCATTTTGTAAACAAAAGTTTGGCTCCCAAGCTGGTGGCCAATGCATTGAACAGTTTGGCTTTGATGGCCCCTTTTGTGCTTGTGATTACCCTTGCTAA
- the LOC107852142 gene encoding non-specific lipid transfer protein GPI-anchored 25: MADVLILFSVLLLAAGTIPAPPPEVLPSTPLESSSTEIGCADELVAFSPCLPYISEPPNNISDSPPVQCCDNFAAAFGDDTAICLCYLVHNPEILGFPINSVKLLSLTSVCPVTEKQGQGQANFSLESLCSGETMLPPFRSVTANRRGSGSSPRRPTPPSPRSPMPPSPAPRPPGDLDIPLPQEPPGSGSLSPPPPSDVDDDHPSPDAQATKSCSAAIPIMYNCWLWVLSSMSILLYISCKHATR, translated from the exons ATGGCCGACGTACTGATTCTTTTCTCCGTTCTCCTACTCGCCGCCGGCACAATTCCTGCACCACCACCTGAAGTACTTCCGTCAACACCGCTGGAGTCTTCCTCAACTGAAATAGGCTGTGCTGATGAACTGGTAGCGTTCTCTCCATGTCTTCCGTACATTTCTGAACCGCCGAATAATATCTCCGATTCACCTCCAGTTCAGTGTTGCGATAACTTCGCGGCGGCCTTTGGTGATGATACTGCGATTTGTCTTTGTTACCTTGTTCATAACCCTGAGATACTTGGATTTCCGATAAATTCTGTGAAGCTGTTGTCGCTAACTTCTGTTTGTCCTGTGACTGAGAAACAAGGCCAAGGCCAAGCAAATTTCTCTCTCGAATCTCTTTGTTCAG GAGAAACTATGCTGCCTCCTTTTCGATCAGTAACTG CAAATCGCAGGGGTTCAGGATCAAGCCCAAGGCGTCCTACACCCCCTAGCCCAAGAAGTCCTATGCCCCCTAGCCCAGCTCCTAGACCACCAG GTGATCTTGATATCCCCTTACCACAAGAACCACCAGGATCCGGCAGTTTATCACCACCACCACCCTCCGATGTTGACGATGATCATCCTTCCCCTGATGCTCAAGCCACAAAATCATGTTCAGCAGCCATACCAATAATGTATAATTGCTGGCTATGGGTTCTCTCTTCAATGTCGATTTTGCTGTATATCTCTTGCAAGCACGCAACTAGGTAA
- the LOC107853303 gene encoding non-specific lipid transfer protein GPI-anchored 21 — MEGFKFLQDFRRLVPFLAIVLMIFGIQVSGQINTACSSAMLRSFSPCINFMSNNGSGSPTSACCQSLKELMASGKDCLCLIVTGNVPFKIPNRNIAVSLPKACNKDGVPIECKGSATPLPAQGPAALAPSGAPRSFQNPRSPAAPSPDDDDVPEPFTPPLGPVGDTTPGLTPPSPSGGGGLGNPYNGFSPPSFTDDGSGNPDTSSFRPDLRPSSAPDSRRLSVFVFIAACGAIILKLH, encoded by the exons ATGGAAGGGTTCAAATTCTTGCAGGATTTTCGGCGATTGGTACCATTTTTAGCCattgtgttgatgatttttggCATACAAGTTTCGGGGCAAATTAATACAGCATGTAGTAGCGCGATGCTACGTAGTTTTAGCCCTTGTATAAATTTCATGAGTAATAATGGTTCAGGTTCACCAACTTCAGCTTGTTGTCAATCTCTTAAAGAGCTTATGGCTAGTGGCAAAGATTGTCTCTGCCTTATTGTTACTGGAAATGTTCCTTTTAAAATACCAAACAGAAATATAGCAGTTTCCCTCCCCAAAGCTTGCAACAAAGATGGTGTTCCCATTGAATGCAAAG GTTCTGCTACCCCTCTTCCAGCACAAG GTCCAGCTGCCTTAGCACCATCAGGAGCTCCAAGATCATTCCAAAATCCTAGATCACCTGCAGCTCCTAGCCCTGATg ATGATGATGTTCCAGAGCCATTCACTCCTCCTTTGGGACCGGTAGGTGATACAACACCAGGGTTAACACCGCCATCTCCATCAGGCGGTGGTGGCTTAGGAAATCCTTACAATGGATTTTCACCGCCATCTTTTACAGATGACGGCTCTGGAAATCCTGATACGAGTTCGTTCAGGCCTGATTTGAGACCTTCCTCTGCCCCAGATTCACGGAGACTTTCAGTGTTTGTTTTTATAGCAGCCTGTGGAGCAATTATTTTGAAGTTGCACTGA